CTCCGCGGCTAATCGGCGGACGCTCCCGGAGGGACTGTCAGTAGTAGGCCCGCACCCGCTCGAGATCTTCGGGCGTGTCCACGCCGATCGAGCGCCAGGTGGTGTCGACCACACGGATGGCGTGGCTGTGCTCGAGGACCCGGAGCTGCTCGAGCTTCTCGCTCTGCTCGAGGGGCGTCGGCGAGAGGCGGGTGTAGGCCTGGAGGAAGGACGCCCGGAAGGCGTAGATCCCCACGTGGGCGCGGCCGAGGGTCCCGGGACCGCCGCCGCGGAGGTGGGGGATCGGCGCGCGGGAGAAGTAAAGGGCGTCGCCGCGCAGGTTGCAGACCACCTTCACCACGTTCGGGTTGTCGAGCTCCCCCGGCTCCAGCGGCCGCGCGAGGGTCGCCATCTCCACCGTGGGATCGGAGAAGGCGCCCAGGAGGGCCTCGACGGCGCGGGGCTCCAGGAGCGGCTCGTCGCCCTGAACGTTGACGACCACGTCGAGGTCACCGAGCTGCCTCGCCGCGTGGGCGCAGCGATCGCTGCCGGAGGGGCAGTCGGAAGGGGTCATCGCGACCTCGCCGCCATCGGCCCGGACCGCCGCCGCGATTCGCTCGTCGTCGGTGGCGACCACCGCCCTCTCGATCCCGCGCACCGCCCGAGCCCTCTCGAGGACCCGCACGATCATGGGCTTTCCGCCGAGGTCCGCCAGGGGCTTCCCCGGCAGGCGCTCGCTGGCGAAGCGCGCCGGGACGATGATGGCCGTCTTCATGGGGCGCGAGCTTTGCCGGAAGGCCGGCGGGATCGCAACCGGTCGATTGCGGGGGCGGCAGGCCGTCCGCAGCTTGCCCCCATGAAGATCGTCCACGTGGTCGGTGCCCGCCCGAACTTCATGAAGATCGCTCCGATCCTCCAGGCCGTGGCTCGCGCGGGCTTCGCCGAGCAGAAGCTCGTCCACACCGGCCAGCACTACGACCCGTCGATGTCGGACGTCTTCTTCACGGACCTGGGCATGCCGAGGCCCGACATCTACATGGGCGTCGGCTCCGGCTCCCACGCCGAACAGACTGCGAAGGTGATGCTCGGCTTCGAGAAGCTCTGCCTCGAGGAGCGGCCGAACCTGGTGGTGGTGGTGGGCGACGTGAACTCGACCTTCGCCTGTGCGCTGGTGGCGGCGAAGCTGCAGATCCGCTGCGCCCACGTGGAGGCGGGCCTGCGCTCCGGCGACATGCGGATGCCCGAGGAGGTGAACCGCGTCCTCACCGATCGGATGTGCGAGCTCCTGCTCACGCCCTCCCGCGACGGCGACGAGAACCTGCTGCGCGAAGGGACGCCGCCCGAGCGGATCCACTTCGTGGGCAACGTGATGATCGACTCCCTCCTCTCGCACCTGCCGAGGGCGAAGGCCCTCGGGATCCCGGAGAAGCTGGACCTCGACCCTGGAGGCTACGGGGTCCTCACCCTCCACCGTCCGTCCAACGTGGACGACCCTGTCGTCCTCGGCGGTCTCCTCGGCGCAGTCGAGGAGCTCCAGCGGCGGATCCCGATCGTCTTCCCCGTACACCCGCGCACGCGAAAGCAGCTCGAGACCTTCGGCTTCGGGCCGCGAATGGCGGCCATGCCGGGGCTTCGCCTTTGCGAGCCTTTTGGTTACCTCGAGTTCCTGGGCCTAACCTCCCAGGCCCGCCTCGTCCTCACCGACTCCGGGGGCCTGCAGGAGGAGACCACCGCCGTCGGGATCCCCTGCCTCACCCTGCGCGAGAACACCGAGCGCCCGGTGACCGTGACCGAGGGGACCAACACCGTCGTGGGCCTCGACCCCGCCCGCATCGCCGCGGAGGCCAACGGCATCCTGGACGGCGGCGGGAAGCACGGCCGGATCCCTGCGCTCTGGGACGGCAAGTCCAGCGAGCGAATCGCGGCCTTGTTCCGGCGCTGAGAGACTCCCTCGCCTGACGAAAGCGTCCCTCGGCCCAGCCGCCTGATCAACGCGCTGGTCCGGCCGCGCTCGATTATGTGTGCCAATTTTCTAGCGCGGCTCGTCTCGCCTGTTTGATTGAAGACACACTTCCGCCAGCGGAATGACAAACCATTTCATGCGCTTTCGGACCGCGCGGGGAATTTAGGACAGATTGCGTCTTCAAGACTTTTGACCGTCCCCTCTTGCCTCCGTTACGAAGGAGGTCTTCACCAGCAAGGAGGAGACGATGCCCCGGTTCATTCGGCTGTGTCTGACGTTGTCTTTCGTTGCAAGCACCCTCAACGGATGTGGCAGCGAGGTGGGGAGCCCTGCGGGATCCGAGCCGCTCGGATCGTCGATCAGCGGTCTCACGATCCTGAACGACCACTCTCTCGCCGTGACGGACAAGGAGATCCTCGTCCCGTTCACCCTCGAGCGGGTTCTCCAACAGGTGATCAACCAGAGCGGTGCCGCTACGACGCCCCTGAAGCTCTTCCGCCAGTGGTGGGCGGACGAGACCGAGGCGGGAGCCGGCCGGCCTTCGCCCGCCCACTGCGACGACCAGATGCTCGGGTGGCAGGCGGGCTTCAACGACTACCCGTGGGACTGCCCGAGGCCGGAGGGGACGATCGAGTCCGTCAGCAATCCCTTCGTGAACTACCCCAACGACGACGCCAACTACATCCCGATCGGCCTCTTCAACCGCTTCGACCTCGCGCCCATCAACGGCTCCCATTGCGGCGAGTACCGCATCGTCTTCGCGCGGAACTCCGGGAGGCGGACGCTGGAGATCGAGACCGAGCGAGGCGAGCCGGCGTACGGGGAAGGTGAGCGGAACCTCCTCATCTTCGAAGCGATCCTCCCGAACCCCAGGCCCAACCGGGGACTCGACGGCTGCCGCGACGTGGTCAAGTTCTGGGCCGAGCTCTCCGACCAGCCGGATGTCATGGTCCGCCAGGAAATGCTCTTCAAGTTCTACTTCTATGGGATCGACGGCTTCGAGCCGGTGGTCCACAAGAACCACTACGGCGCCGCGCTCGGCGCCGATGGCTATGGTTGCTCGACCGGGCAGATCCGCACCAACCAGTTCATGCGCTCCCGAAACTGGGACCTCCGCGAGTTCAAGCTGGTGAATGACTGCCGGTGTGGCGAGCGATGCGTGCTCTCGATCATGCCGATGACCGTGAAGGGCAACCCCTACGGCGAGCTCTTCGGCACGTCTCATCCCAACGGGCCGGGCCTGCAGAACGACTTCGTCGCGACCGCCGTCAACTCGCTTACCAACTCCTGGAACGTGAACGAGTTCTCGTACACGGTGGACGACCGCTACGACTCGGGCTCCAGCCCCGTGGACAGCCGAAACGAGTACGTCGCGCAGTCGTCCTGGAACTGGCCCTTCAAGAACGACATCAAGGGCCAGCTCTACAGCCTCGGTCGCTACGATTCCGTGTGGATGAACCCCGATCACGTCCTCGCCCGAGCCACCGCCCTCTCCTGCGCCGGCTGCCACAACCTGAGCAACAATGCCGACATGGGCAACGGCGTCATCTGGCCGGAATCCCTGGGCTTCACCCATGTGGAGGAGAGGATCGGCGCCGGCGGGAAGTACCGAATCTCCAAAGCGCTCGAGGACTATTTCCTGCCCTTCCGGGCGAGGATCATGGAGGACTTCCTGAACAATGGCGCGGGCGCCCGCGGGAGCGGCGAGAAGTGCGAGTTCCGCCTCCCGCCCGAGATCAGCGTTGAGCAGTGCTGGGAGGACGAGCGCCGGGCAGAGGAGCAGGCCGGCGGGCAGGGAGGAGATTCGGGAGGAGGAAAGGATGGCGAGCGGACCGTGGTGCGCCTGTCGAAATTCTCGGTGTCTTCAATCCGCCTCCTCGAGCCGTACGTTGGACCGCGTTTCGTGAACCACGTCCACTGATCCGCGCCTGAAGAGCGAACCGGAATCGGGCCCGGCCGCCGCGAGAGACGTTTCCGCGGCGGTCGGGCCTTTTTTTGGAAGGCCGAGCGCGCTCGAACACCCGTGCCAACTTGCTGGCGCGGCTCGTCTCTCGTGTTCAATGGGAAACACAATCCCGCCAACAGAATGCTAAAATATTTCACGCACTTGCAGAAATATGGAGATTTTTGGACAGACTTCGTCTTCCCGGTTTTTGCCCCGTCCCCCTGCCCTCGGTTAGGAAGGAGGTCTTCACCAACCCGGAGGTAACGATGGAGCGATTCGTTCGGCTGTGTCTGACGTTGTCTTTCATTGCAACGGGTCTCTATGGATGTGGAAGCGCGGGGGGAGCCCTGCTGGCTCCGAGGCGGTCGGCTCCACGAGCAGCGGTCTCACGATCCTCAACGACCATTCTCTCGCGGTCACGGACGCCAAAATCCTCGAGCCGTTCACGCTCGAGCGGGTCCTCAAGCAGGTGATCAACCAGAGCGGAGCGGCGACGAGCCCCCTGCGCCTCTTCCGGCAGTGGTGGGCGGACGAGACCGAGGTGGCGGCCGGCAGGTTGTCGCCGGCGCACTGCGACGATCAGATGGCGGGAGGGCAGCCCAGCTTCAACGATTACCCCTGGGAGTGTCCGAGGCCCGAGGGGACGATCGAGTCCCTCAGCAACCCTTTCGTGAACTATCCTCGCGACGACGCGAACTACATCCCGATCGGGCTCTTCAACCGCTTCGATCTCGCGCCCCTGAACGGAGCGCACTGCGGCGAGTACCGCATCGTCTTCGCGCGACAGTCCGGAGAGAGGACGCTCCGGATGGAAGAAGAGCGGGGAGGCGAGCCGGCTTACGGCGAAGGTGAGCGGAACCTGCTCATCTTCGAGGCCATCCTCCCGAACCCCGAGCCGGGCGCAGGGCTGGATGGTTGCCGCCGGGTGGTCGAGTTCTGGGCCGGGCTCTCTGGCGAACCGGACATGGGGATTCGGCGCGACCTGCTCGAGAAGTTCTACTTCGACGGGATCGATGGATTCGAGCCCGTGGTCCACGTGAACCACTACGGAGCCGCCCTCGGCGCCGAAGGCTACGGATGCTCGACCGGGCAGATCCGCACCAACCAGTTCATGCACACCAGGAGCTGGGAGCTCCGGGAGTTCAAGCTGGTGAAGGACTGCCGTTGCGGAGAGAGGTGCGTGCTCTCCATCGTCCCGATCACGACGAAGACCAACCCCTATGGCGAGCTCTTCGGAATGGGCACCCATCCCAATGGGACAAGCCTTCAGGGCGACTTCCTGGCGAGCGCCGTGGCCTCGCTGACCGACTCCTGGGACGTGAACGAGTTCACGTACAGCGTGAATGACAAGTTCAACTCGGGTTCCAGCCCCGCGGACAATCGAAACGACTACTTCGACCGGGCGTTCGGGAACTCGCCCTTCCGCAAGAAGATCGACAAGCAGCTCCAGCTCATCGGTCGCTACGACCCGGTGAACATGAACAACCGGCACGTGCTCAACCGTGCCACTTCGGTCTCCTGCGCCGGCTGCCACAACCTGAACAACACGGGCGCCCAGTCCGACATGGGCAACGGCATCGCCTGGCCCGAGTCCCTGGGCTTCACCCACGTGGAGGAGAGGCTCGATTCGAACGGGAAATACCGAATCTCCGTTGCGCTCGAGAAGTATTTCCTGCCCTTCCGGGCGAAGATCATGGACGACTTCCTGAATGGATGGAACGGAAGGGGGACCGACGCCAAGTGCGAGTTCCGGCTCCCGCAGGAGATCGACGTCGAGCAGTGCAGGCGGGACGAGGCCGAGGCCCGCGAGCGTGGGCAGGAGGAGCGGAAGTCGAGGTTCCCGGTTTGGGCACTCCGCTTCCTCGAGCAGGATGTCGGAAAGCGCTTCGTGAACCGCGTTCACTGATTCGCGCCAGAAGCGCAAGCAAGTATCCGGGCCCGGCCGCCGCAGAGTCGCTTCTGCGGCGGCCGGGCCCCACTTTTCACTGTTGCGTAGCCCGTCAGCCCCGCAGGGCGGACTTGAGGACCTTGCCCCGATCGCTCTTGGGCAAGCTGTCGCGGAAGACCACCTGCCGCGGATACTTCCACGGCTGCAGCCGCGCCTTGGCGAGGGCCTGCAGCTCGCTGGCGAGGGCGTCGCCTGGCGCGTGGCCCGCGGCGGGGACCACGAAGGCCCTGGGCTTCTCGAGGCCCTCCTCGTCCACGTAGCCGACCACGGCGACCTCCTGCACGGCCGGATGGGCGAGGAGGACGTTCTCCACCTCGATCGGGGCGAGGAAGCGGCCGCCGACCTTGAGCAGATCGTCGGTGCGGCCGCCGTACCAGAAACGCCCCTCCGCATCGCGGCGGAACTTGTCGGCGGAGACGAACCACTCGCCCCGGAAGACCTTCCGCGATGCTTCGGTGCGCATGAAATAGCCAAGGCCCATGGAGACGCCGCGGATCCAGAGGGAGCCGAGCTCGCCGTCGGGGAGATCCCGCCCGTCGTCGTCGCGGATCCGCGCCTCGTAGCCCTCGACCACCTTGCCCAGGGAGCCGACCTCCACGTCGCCGGGCCGGTTGGAGATGTAGACGTGGAAGAGCTCCGCCGAGCCGATCCCGTCCAGGACCTCGTGGCCGAACTTCTCCCTGTACCGGCGGTAGAGCTCGGGCGGGAGCGCCTCGCCCGCGCTGGTGGTGATCCGCAGCCGCGACCAGTCGTAGCGATTCGGCTCGTGCTCCAGGTGGACCATCGCGTTCAGCATCGTGGGCACGCTGCAGAGCACGGTGGCCTTGCGTCGATCGATCTCCTCGAGCACGCGCTCGGCGGTGCTCCTCTCGGAGAAGAGCGCGACCGTCGCGCCCACGCGGAACGGAAAGAGGAGATTGGTGCCCAGGGCGTAGCCGAAGAAGAGCTTGGGGACGCCCACGGTGACGTCTTCCGGGCCGAGCCCGAGGACGGGGAGCCCGTAGGTGTGGGTGTTGTAGAGGAAATCCACGTGTCGGTGGACCACCGCCTTGGGAAAGCCGGTGGAGCCGCCAGTGTAGAGCATCACGCCCACGTCCTCGGCGACGGTCTCGGCGGGGGTGTGATCGGCAGAGAGCTTCGGCGCCTCGTCCTCCCAGCGGACCGACCGCGGCGGCAGCGGCAGGCGCGGCTCGCCCCGGCAGAAGACGGCCGCCTCGAGCCACTTCGCGTCGGCGAGTCGCAGGGCGCCGCCCGCGAGGCGCTCCTCGGCGACGAGGATCCTCGAGCGCGTGTAATCCAGGTAGTAGGCGAGCTCCTCGGGCTTGCAGTCCGGACTCACCGCCGACACCACGGCGCCCATTCGCACCGCGGCGAACCAGAACCAGACGAACTCCGGATGGTCGGAGAGCATGAGCAGGACGCGCTGCTCGCGCTGGAGGCCGAGGGACTCTAGAAGGTTCGCCGCCTTGCAGACGTGCTCGAGGACTTCGCGGTACGTGTAGCGCTCGTCGCGGTAGAGGAGCGCGGTGCGCTCGCCCCTCCCCTCCCGGACGTTCTTGTCGACGTACTCGACGCAGAGGTTGAGCGCTTCGGGAAACTCCACGGAATCCATCGCTCCTCCGTTCTCGGAAACACTCTTTTTTTCGTCTGCTCCGCCTTCGGCTCCGCCGCTCCCGCCGCCCCCGGATGGACGCGCCATCGCGCCCGCGCCACGCCTGTCGCCTACTCTTCCTTCAGCCGCTCCCTGGCGATCACGACCTTCTGCACCTCGGAGGCGCCCTCGTAGATCCGCAGCGCGCGGATCTCCCGGTAGAGCCGCTCCACCGCCGTGCCGCGGATCACGCCGAGGCCGCCGTGGAGCTGCAGGCTGCGATCGATGATCCGCTGCGCGTTCTCGGTGGCGACGAGCTTCGCCAGCGCCGCCTCCCGCGTGATCCGCGCGGCGCCGCGATCCTTGGTCCACGCCGCCTGGTAGACGAGGAGCCGCGCCGCCTCGAGCTCCGCCTCGTTGTCCGCCAGGAGGAACTGCACGCCCTGGAGGCCGGCGAGAGGCCCGCCGAACTGCTTGCGGCTGCGCACGTGGCGCACCGCTTCGTCCTGCGCCCGCTGCGCCATCCCCAGCGCGGCGGCGCCCACCGTCGAGCGGAAGAGATCCAGGGTGGCGAGGGCGAGCTTGAAGCCGCTGCCCTCCTCGCCGAGGAGGGCCTCCTTCGGGAGCCTCGCGTCCTCGAAGATCACCTCGCCCAGCGGGTGCGGCGCCATGGTGTCCTGGGGGACCACGCGGACACCAGGCGTGCCCGCCTCCACCAGGAAGGCGGACACGCCCCTGGATCCCTCGCCGGTGCGGGCGAAGAGGGTCATCGCCCCGAAGATCGTGGCGTTGGAGATGAAGCGCTTCTGCCCGGAGATCACCCACTCGTCGCCGACGCGGCGCGCGCTGCACGAGAGGGCGCCCGCGTCGGAGCCGGCCTCAGGCTCGGTGAGGGCGAAGGCCGTGACGGTCTCGCCGCGGGCGACACCAGGGAGGATCCGCGCCTTCTGCTCCTCGCTCCCCGCGAGCGCGATCGGGTGGCTGCCCAGGCCCTGCATGGCGAACGCGAAGTCCGCGAGGCCCATCCTCCACGCGAGCTGTTCACGGATGGTGCAGATCGATCGCACATCGATCGACTCGTGCACGCCTCCGTACGCAGCGGGCACTGCGAAGCGGGTGAGGCCCGCGTCGCCCAGCCTGCGGAGGATCTCGCGGAAGAGGTCGTCCACCCCATCTTCCCTGTGCTCGATCGGAGCGAGGTGCTCGTCGCCGATGGCCCTGGCTCGGAGGGCCAGCTCGTGATGCCTCTCCTCGAGGAATGGCGTCTCTCGCACTCTTCGCTCCTCTCGCGAGGCCGGGGCCGGGCCCATCGGCGCTCGCGTCGCGGCAGGGGAGACGCGATCCTACTTCGCCCCCCCGCCAATCGCGCAAGTGCGTTCAGAGTTGCCCAGGCGAAGCTGTGGAAGTGGCAACTTGCACAAGATAACGAACTGCGTAATCTTCCGCATGTAGCGGCTTCACGGGTCTGGAGCCGCCGAAAGCAACGCTGCGTGGTACTTTTTGCGCTCAGGAACTATCGGTCATGCGCTCTGCAGCGGACTACATCGAGGACCTCCAGTCCAACGGGAGACTGACGTTCACGACCGAGCAGGCGATCCAGGCGCTCGGGCGCTCGGTGCCCGCCGTCCGCGCGCAGCTGCGCCGGCTGAAGGAGAAGGGGCACATTGCGGACC
The Vulgatibacter incomptus DNA segment above includes these coding regions:
- the kdsB gene encoding 3-deoxy-manno-octulosonate cytidylyltransferase, with the protein product MKTAIIVPARFASERLPGKPLADLGGKPMIVRVLERARAVRGIERAVVATDDERIAAAVRADGGEVAMTPSDCPSGSDRCAHAARQLGDLDVVVNVQGDEPLLEPRAVEALLGAFSDPTVEMATLARPLEPGELDNPNVVKVVCNLRGDALYFSRAPIPHLRGGGPGTLGRAHVGIYAFRASFLQAYTRLSPTPLEQSEKLEQLRVLEHSHAIRVVDTTWRSIGVDTPEDLERVRAYY
- the wecB gene encoding non-hydrolyzing UDP-N-acetylglucosamine 2-epimerase, whose translation is MKIVHVVGARPNFMKIAPILQAVARAGFAEQKLVHTGQHYDPSMSDVFFTDLGMPRPDIYMGVGSGSHAEQTAKVMLGFEKLCLEERPNLVVVVGDVNSTFACALVAAKLQIRCAHVEAGLRSGDMRMPEEVNRVLTDRMCELLLTPSRDGDENLLREGTPPERIHFVGNVMIDSLLSHLPRAKALGIPEKLDLDPGGYGVLTLHRPSNVDDPVVLGGLLGAVEELQRRIPIVFPVHPRTRKQLETFGFGPRMAAMPGLRLCEPFGYLEFLGLTSQARLVLTDSGGLQEETTAVGIPCLTLRENTERPVTVTEGTNTVVGLDPARIAAEANGILDGGGKHGRIPALWDGKSSERIAALFRR
- a CDS encoding benzoate-CoA ligase family protein, yielding MEFPEALNLCVEYVDKNVREGRGERTALLYRDERYTYREVLEHVCKAANLLESLGLQREQRVLLMLSDHPEFVWFWFAAVRMGAVVSAVSPDCKPEELAYYLDYTRSRILVAEERLAGGALRLADAKWLEAAVFCRGEPRLPLPPRSVRWEDEAPKLSADHTPAETVAEDVGVMLYTGGSTGFPKAVVHRHVDFLYNTHTYGLPVLGLGPEDVTVGVPKLFFGYALGTNLLFPFRVGATVALFSERSTAERVLEEIDRRKATVLCSVPTMLNAMVHLEHEPNRYDWSRLRITTSAGEALPPELYRRYREKFGHEVLDGIGSAELFHVYISNRPGDVEVGSLGKVVEGYEARIRDDDGRDLPDGELGSLWIRGVSMGLGYFMRTEASRKVFRGEWFVSADKFRRDAEGRFWYGGRTDDLLKVGGRFLAPIEVENVLLAHPAVQEVAVVGYVDEEGLEKPRAFVVPAAGHAPGDALASELQALAKARLQPWKYPRQVVFRDSLPKSDRGKVLKSALRG
- a CDS encoding acyl-CoA dehydrogenase family protein, whose amino-acid sequence is MRETPFLEERHHELALRARAIGDEHLAPIEHREDGVDDLFREILRRLGDAGLTRFAVPAAYGGVHESIDVRSICTIREQLAWRMGLADFAFAMQGLGSHPIALAGSEEQKARILPGVARGETVTAFALTEPEAGSDAGALSCSARRVGDEWVISGQKRFISNATIFGAMTLFARTGEGSRGVSAFLVEAGTPGVRVVPQDTMAPHPLGEVIFEDARLPKEALLGEEGSGFKLALATLDLFRSTVGAAALGMAQRAQDEAVRHVRSRKQFGGPLAGLQGVQFLLADNEAELEAARLLVYQAAWTKDRGAARITREAALAKLVATENAQRIIDRSLQLHGGLGVIRGTAVERLYREIRALRIYEGASEVQKVVIARERLKEE